Genomic DNA from Amycolatopsis alba DSM 44262:
AGACCCCGCCGAGAAGACCGCTGTTCGCCTGACGGGCTGTTTCCGTCAGCGGCGCGGTGTTCAGCACGCCGCCGCACTCGGCCAGGTCGCGGTAACCGGGCGTCTTGCCGTTTCCTTCCCAGCACGGCCATTTCAGGTTCTGACCGGGCAGGGCGATGTTCACTTCGTTCCTGGCCGCCCATCCGTTGTCCGTGACGACGATTCCGCCACGCTGATCGAGCGTTAGCCGCGGATCCCGCAGGCCGCTGAGATAGGTGCGGCTGCGCCAGGAGTCCGGCGCGAACTTGTCGTAGAAGGGATTGTTGGAGACACCGACACCGTTGGTGTTGACCCGCAGGATCTTCCCGGTCGGCTGGCCAGGGTCCAGCGCGCGCAGCGCGAACTTGTCCACGGTGTCCTTGGTGGCGGTCTCGGGCGCCTGGTCGGCGGCGTTGTCGCCGACCGCGACCCAGAGGTCTGCACCCGATGGGTCCACGGCGAGATCCTGGATTCCCCGGTTGTCGGAGTTCACGGGGATTTGAAGCACCGGCTTTTCGCCGGTGAGCCCTGTCGGGGCGCCCGTTCCCTCTGCTTGCCATTTGCTGACGCGGAAAGCCCGTTCGCCGCCGCCGGTCGACAGCGCTCGCGCGGTGTAGATCGTCCGGCTGGTGGCGTAATCCGGGGCCACCGCGATACTCGTCAAACCGAGTGAACCCCCGGTGTAGACGGGGATCGACGCGATTTCAGTCGACTGGCCGCCGCTTTTCGGTGTCCAGCGTACGGAGCCTTGCCTGCCTGTCGTGAGGGCGCTGCCGTCGGGCAGATAGGCCACATCGGTGAGCTCGCCCGCCGTCTGCCCGGTCGGCGTATCGGTCAAGACGGCCGTCGCGGCGGCCATGGATCTTCGAGAACGCATCGGACCTGCTTTCTTCGGACGAAGAGAGCTCCAGAGCGCATCGGATCGCGCGTGTGCCAGGACGACGATGTGCCGAGGCCACGGCAGGACGCAATGCGACGATCAAGGCACCAGGATCCCCCCAAGGGCGATGATCAAGGATCACGCTATTGGCCCGGTTCCGGCTTGTCATCGGCCATTCGTACGCCGA
This window encodes:
- a CDS encoding PQQ-dependent sugar dehydrogenase is translated as MRSRRSMAAATAVLTDTPTGQTAGELTDVAYLPDGSALTTGRQGSVRWTPKSGGQSTEIASIPVYTGGSLGLTSIAVAPDYATSRTIYTARALSTGGGERAFRVSKWQAEGTGAPTGLTGEKPVLQIPVNSDNRGIQDLAVDPSGADLWVAVGDNAADQAPETATKDTVDKFALRALDPGQPTGKILRVNTNGVGVSNNPFYDKFAPDSWRSRTYLSGLRDPRLTLDQRGGIVVTDNGWAARNEVNIALPGQNLKWPCWEGNGKTPGYRDLAECGGVLNTAPLTETARQANSGLLGGVFYAGQSYPESYRARHFVADKGAGTLSTLSFDSTGRMVDQPAALASGIGTPAAIATAPNGDIVVADASTSALRRLSYRPANKAPTASFDVTVEPVTRRVWFDASTSTDPDFDNLDYEWDFGDGGAGTGGVLFHVYDPAAEKGDRHPDREGQPRGDDDHDPVRHPRSHRSHRSGGHDVRTGSGHALPRERADHTDGGGHRSRRRAAHRELNRGEGGLPESGQLHDQRAAHRFGAELLAALPGGQRQQGRHHRVRDQQPRCRGQSAVRRPATAGQGLDRRVA